In the Mya arenaria isolate MELC-2E11 chromosome 11, ASM2691426v1 genome, one interval contains:
- the LOC128209648 gene encoding uncharacterized protein LOC128209648 isoform X1 gives MIFDEDTLYVVRCAEDRFLFRVLRDEERPENDGIVAKDPSAAIGLTQHVENGSRLSHKSQYISCSKNFEAAIQIGLRNIEHYYSDHINIVLIDRTGLDNDKCVVIHDTSNGQGLVTQKAQHYAKNAKEVVIKGHVKRNHIVAILYIKPRACNSYITVERYIHNWWCMSKAGPIITIAQRPDMPSVRKTGTANITINIVTLHF, from the exons ATGATATTTGACGAGGATACACTTTATGTAGTAAG GTGTGCAGAAGACAGGTTTCTGTTCCGGGTTCTGCGAGACGAGGAAAGGCCAGAGAATGACGGTATTGTTGCCAAGGATCCTAGTGCCGCCATTGGGTTGACGCAGCACGTAGAAAACGGAAGCCGTCTGTCCCATAAGTCCCAGTATATCTCATGCTCGAAGAACTTTGAAGCCGCGATACAGATTGGGCTTCGAAATATTGAACATTATTACTCCGACCATATTAACATTGTGCTGATTGATAGAACAGGACTGGACAATGATAAGTGTGTAGTAATACACGATACATCCAACGGACAAGGCCTAGTGACTCAAAAGGCTCAGCACTATGCAAAGAATGCGAAAGAAGTGGTTATAAAAGGTCACGTAAAACGAAACCATATTGTTGCCATTTTATACATTAAACCCCGTGCATGTAATTCGTACATAACTGTTGAAAGATACATTCATAACTGGTGGTGTATGTCAAAAGCTGGACCTATAATTACAATTGCCCAAAGACCTGACATGCCATCCGTCAGAAAAACAGGAACCGCTAATATTACTATAAATATTGTTACTTTGCATTTTTGA
- the LOC128209648 gene encoding uncharacterized protein LOC128209648 isoform X2, with translation MRVEESRLHIVMCAEDRFLFRVLRDEERPENDGIVAKDPSAAIGLTQHVENGSRLSHKSQYISCSKNFEAAIQIGLRNIEHYYSDHINIVLIDRTGLDNDKCVVIHDTSNGQGLVTQKAQHYAKNAKEVVIKGHVKRNHIVAILYIKPRACNSYITVERYIHNWWCMSKAGPIITIAQRPDMPSVRKTGTANITINIVTLHF, from the exons ATGAGGGTCGAAGAAAGCAGACTGCATATTGTCAT GTGTGCAGAAGACAGGTTTCTGTTCCGGGTTCTGCGAGACGAGGAAAGGCCAGAGAATGACGGTATTGTTGCCAAGGATCCTAGTGCCGCCATTGGGTTGACGCAGCACGTAGAAAACGGAAGCCGTCTGTCCCATAAGTCCCAGTATATCTCATGCTCGAAGAACTTTGAAGCCGCGATACAGATTGGGCTTCGAAATATTGAACATTATTACTCCGACCATATTAACATTGTGCTGATTGATAGAACAGGACTGGACAATGATAAGTGTGTAGTAATACACGATACATCCAACGGACAAGGCCTAGTGACTCAAAAGGCTCAGCACTATGCAAAGAATGCGAAAGAAGTGGTTATAAAAGGTCACGTAAAACGAAACCATATTGTTGCCATTTTATACATTAAACCCCGTGCATGTAATTCGTACATAACTGTTGAAAGATACATTCATAACTGGTGGTGTATGTCAAAAGCTGGACCTATAATTACAATTGCCCAAAGACCTGACATGCCATCCGTCAGAAAAACAGGAACCGCTAATATTACTATAAATATTGTTACTTTGCATTTTTGA